The following proteins are co-located in the Pararge aegeria chromosome 3, ilParAegt1.1, whole genome shotgun sequence genome:
- the LOC120636969 gene encoding lactase-phlorizin hydrolase-like, which translates to MAYCCSSLLTAFVALGGCKSSRHEVRKFPDGFLLGTATASYQIEGAWNEDGKSESIWDHLTHTNPCAIKDCSNGDIADNSYHLYERDVEMMRELGIDFYRFSLSWPRILPTSFPDKINEAAVQYYNNLINELLKYNIEPTITLFHWDLPQKLQDLGGWANPYIVDWYGNYARTVFELFGDRVKTWMTINEPYQVCNQGYGDGMKAPLIDSGGVGEYMCAKHLLLAHARAYHIYDQEFRPKYGGSIFIAFSAQWYDPLDENHIEAAADANQFMWGQYAHPIFSESGDFPPVMKQRIAARSLEQGFPKSRLPEFTPEEIEYIRGSSDIFGLNHYFSYSVYRNESVYGKYKSPSLLDDVGVVLYQPPEWQIGESEKVKFTPWGFYNLLTQIREDYGNPPVFITENGFATYGGVDDEHRVLYYREYLSALLDAVEEGSDVRAYAAWSLMDNFEWMFGYTERFGLYEVDYEDPERKRTPRKSAYVYKEILRTRTIDFHYEPDMSVPLSIDEGNFLLRYVEIVCLILLLAFELAHPVTGSKCKVRKFPRGFMFGTATSSYQIEGAWNVDGKTENIWDHFTHTQRYLITDGSDGDSADNSYYIYKRDVEMLRELGVDFYRFSVSWTRILPTSFPDKINKAGVAYYNNLIEELLKYRITPVVTIFHWDLPQKLQELGGWANPYMVDWYADYARTLFKLFGDRVKYWVTINEPQQICYLGYGKTMFAPAVNIKGIAEYLCARNVLLAHAKAYHIYDKEFRKKQKGLIFISVNCPWYEPLYESQTDAADDANQFDWEQYAHPIFSKTGDFPPATKKRIAARSAEQGFPRSRLPEFTPQEIQLIKGSSDLFGINHYFSQYVYRNKTVYRHYESPSYDDDLSVFFHVLPEWSIGQSNFTKFVPWGFYKLLTYIRKEYANPPVYITENGFSTLGGLNDNDRVFYHTEYLSAMLDAMEEGSDVRAYTAWSLMDNFEWSFGYTEKFGLYEVDYSTPQRTRTPRKSAYVLRDIFRTHLLKRCGPLT; encoded by the exons atGGCCTACTGCTGTTCCAG tttactAACTGCTTTCGTTGCCTTAGGAGGGTGTAAATCTAGTCGTCATGAAGTAAGAAAATTTCCAGATGGGTTCCTGCTCGGAACTGCCACCGCGTCCTATCAAATTGAAGGCGCTTGGAACGAGGATG GCAAATCTGAAAGTATTTGGGACCACTTAACGCATACTAATCCTTGCGCAATTAAAGATTGTTCTAATGGAGATATCGCTGATAACTCCTATCATTTATATGAAAGGGACGTAGAGATGATGCGAGAATTGGGAATAGACTTCTACAGGTTCTCTCTATCATGGCCAAGAATTCTTCCAACTAGTTTTCCcgataaaataaatgaagcGGCGGTACAGTATTATAATAACTTGATCAATGAActgttaaaatacaatattgagCCGACGATTACGCTGTTCCACTGGGATTTGCCGCAAAAATTGCAAGACTTAGGTGGATGGGCCAATCCGTACATTGTTGATTGGTATGGTAATTATGCGCGAACAGTTTTTGAACTGTTTGGTGATCGTGTCAAGACGTGGATGACGATCAATGAACCCTATCAAGTGTGTAACCAAGGATACGGTGACGGGATGAAAGCTCCTTTGATAGATAGCGGCGGCGTTGGCGAATACATGTGCGCCAAGCACTTATTGTTAGCGCACGCAAGAGCTTATCACATTTATGACCAGGAATTCAGACCGAAATATGGCGGATCTATTTTCATCGCATTTAGCGCTCAATGGTATGACCCGTTGGATGAAAATCATATCGAAGCGGCTGCGGATGCTAATCAGTTCATG tgGGGTCAATACGCTCATCCAATATTCTCGGAGTCTGGCGACTTCCCTCCAGTTATGAAGCAGAGGATTGCAGCTAGGAGTCTGGAACAAGGATTCCCTAAATCTAGATTGCCGGAATTCACGCCTGAAGAAATTGAATACATACGAGGAAGTTCAGACATTTTTGGTCTAAATCACTACTTCAGTTACTCCGTGTACAGAAACGAATCAGTTTATGGAAAATACAAGTCTCCATCATTGCTGGATGACGTAGGAGTTGTTCTGTACCAACCACCTGAATGGCAAATCGGTGAATCGGAAAAAGTTAAG TTTACGCCCTGGGGCTTCTACAATCTGTTGACACAAATAAGAGAAGATTACGGAAATCCACCAGTATTTATCACAGAAAACGGATTTGCAACTTACGGCGGCGTAGACGACGAACATCGCGTTCTCTATTACAGAGAGTATTTGTCAGCTCTCTTAGACGCTGTCGAGGAGGGATCCGATGTAAGAGCATATGCTGCATGGAGTCTAATGGATAACTTCGAGTGGATGTTTGGATACAC GGAACGGTTTGGCCTGTACGAGGTGGATTATGAAGATCCGGAACGTAAACGCACACCGCGCAAGTCTGCCTACGTATACAAAGAGATCCTGCGCACACGCACCATCGATTTCCACTACGAGCCCGATATGAGCGTACCATTAAGCATCGACGAAGGAAACT TTCTGCTTCGATATGTTGAGATTGTTTGTTTGAT ATTATTATTAGCATTTGAACTTGCACATCCTGTTACGGGATCTAAATGCAAAGTGCGTAAATTCCCTCGTGGATTTATGTTTGGAACAGCAACATCTTCTTATCAAATAGAAGGGGCTTGGAACGTAGATg GAAAAACAGAAAACATTTGGGACCATTTTACTCATACGCAACGATATTTAATAACCGATGGTTCAGACGGAGATAGCGCGGATAATTCATATTACATTTACAAGAGGGATGTGGAGATGTTAAGAGAACTAGGTGTTGACTTCTACAGGTTCTCAGTTTCGTGGACTAGAATACTTCCAACAAGTTTCCCAGATAAAATCAATAAAGCAGGAGTAGcgtattacaataatttaattgaagAATTACTCAAATATAGGATTACACCTGTGGTCACAATATTTCATTGGGACTTGCCACAAAAGCTTCAAGAGCTTGGAGGGTGGGCAAACCCGTATATGGTAGACTGGTATGCGGATTACGCACGGACTTTATTCAAATTGTTTGGAGATCGAGTCAAATACTGGGTGACGATAAATGAACCACAACAAATTTGCTACCTTGGTTATGGTAAAACGATGTTCGCTCCGGCTGTGAACATAAAGGGAATAGCTGAATATCTATGTGCAAGAAATGTGCTTTTAGCTCATGCTAAAGCTTACCACATCTACGATaaagaatttagaaaaaaacaaaaggggTTAATATTTATCTCAGTTAATTGCCCATGGTATGAACCTTTATATGAAAGTCAAACTGATGCAGCCGATGATGCAAATCAATTTGAT TGGGAACAATATGCACATCCAATTTTTTCAAAGACAGGCGATTTTCCTCCGGCTACAAAAAAACGGATTGCAGCTAGGAGTGCAGAACAAGGGTTTCCTAGATCCAGGCTGCCGGAATTTACACCACAAGAAATTCAACTTATAAAGGGAAGCTCTGACCTTTTCggaataaatcattattttagcCAATATGTCTACAGAAATAAGACAGTTTATAGACATTATGAATCTCCCTCTTATGATGACGATCTATCAGTATTCTTTCATGTTTTGCCAGAGTGGAGTATAGGCCAATCAAACTTTACaaag tttGTTCCATGGGGATTTTACAAGCTGTTAACTTACATAAGAAAGGAATACGCCAACCCACCCGTGTACATTACCGAAAACGGTTTTTCTACTCTCGGAGGTCTGAATGATAACGACCGTGTATTTTATCACACGGAATACTTATCCGCGATGTTGGACGCAATGGAGGAAGGATCTGATGTTCGAGCGTACACAGCCTGGAGTCTTATGGATAACTTTGAATGGTCATTTGGATACAC ggAAAAGTTCGGTCTGTACGAAGTAGACTACAGCACACCGCAACGCACGCGCACGCCCCGGAAATCCGCTTACGTTTTGAGGGATATATTCCGAACACATTTACTAAAACGATGCGGGCCCCTGACATGA